The genomic interval ATCCGTTGATTCAGCACTCGCATCAGCATGTCCAACTACGTTCGACCCATACCTGGAACGGCCTTTCTGACTACTCCTTCAGAGGTCATTCCTGTCCCTACACCCTCCACATCTCCAGATGATCCTCTCAACTGGTCCAAACGTCGCAAACTTGTGTCCATGATGTGCATGAGTCTTTTTACCCTGAGCTCGGGAGTTTGCACAGCCTCCATCTACTCCATCCTTGTGCCCATCTCTCTACAAACAAACGTGTCCCTCAGTACTCTCAATCAGGGCACGGGCTACATGTTTCTGTTTTTGGGCCTCGGATGTTTGTTCTGGCAACCCATAGGACAGCAGTACGGTAAGCGTCTGGTATACATTGTATCACTGCTGCTCACTGTGGCCAGCCAAGTCTGGGCTGCCCATGCTCACAATACAAGTGCCCACTGGATTGGCTCGAAGATCTTCCAGGGCTTTGTACAAGCCCCGATTGAGTCACTCTGCGAAGTGACCATCTCTGATGTGTTCTTTGAGCACGAAAGGGGCCGATGGATAGGTCTTTATGCCTTCATGCTCATGTTCAGCAACTACATTGCGCCTGTTATTGCTGGACCCATCGCTGACGGGCAGGGCTGGCAGTGGGTGCTCTACTGGGGCGCTGTGTTTTGTGGAGTGGTCAGCATCATCTTGTTCTTTCTTTGTGAAGAGACCAACTGGACCCGAGGAGCAGACTTcaaggaagaggtggtCATGACTCCGTTTGGAGGCACGGGCGTAGCTGCTGGGCTGGCGGCTttggaggaagaagacaagAAGTCCTCGGccgcctccaacaactccGTGGCAAACGGCTCGGTCATTTCAATCCACCAGAAAACTTACTGGCAAAGGCTGTCTTTGCTGGACAAACCTCGACCCATGATGCTTTGGACTATGTTTGTGCGACCTTTCAAGCTTGTCACGTACCCCGCCATCGTCTACTCAGGTTTTCTCTACGGCACTGGActcatcttcttcaacatTTTGAACGCCACAGCATCTCTCATCTTTTCTGCCGAGCCCTACAACTTCAGCGCGACCAACGTGGGTCTGACTTATCTTAGTCCTGCATTTGTGTCGGGTGTGCTGGGATGGGGAGCAGGACATCTCAGCGATTTCATCAAAGTCTGGTTAGCTAGACGAAATCGAGGAGTTAGCGAAAGCGAGCACCGACTCTGGATATTGTTGGTTTATCTCATTCTGGTTCCTCCGTCACTAATGATCTGGGGTTTTGGCGCATCTCGGGGCTTTAACCCAGGACTACTCATCCTGGCCATGGGACTAATTGGAGGTTCAGGAACAGTGTGTGCAACAGCGTCGGTGACGTACGCCATTGACAGCTACAGAGATATCGCATCGGATAGCATGGTCACCCTTATCATCATTCGGAACTTGGTTGGCTTCTGTGTGAGTTATGGCATCACCGATTGGGTGACAAACGAGGGTCTCGAAAAGTGTTTCGGCGAAGCAACAGGCTTGTGCGTGGCCTGCATCCTGCCCATGTTTGCAGTCATTTGGTTTGGAAAGAAATGGCGTGTCAAAACGAAGGAGCGATATTGGCAAATGGTTGACGAGAGTCGAAGAAGTGGCATGGCCTTCTAGCCTTTAGTATTTATATAATGATCATTGTGTATGTTTAGAGAACATAAAGAGAGCTAGAACAGAATGAAGCAGTCATGTTTGTACTGTGTGTTTAGCAACTGAAGCAAACGTGTCCTCATCCCAGAACCCTTGGATAGTATCTGCTTCATCACTTGGTTGTTCCCCGCTGGTGATTAGAACATAGTATATACTGAACAACTTCCCGTAGCTCTCTAGCATGACCATTTCACTGCTCTCATCATATCGAACAGGCCGATATTCCGATGGTCTTCACAGAGCATCTCAAAGTTCCTCTGTTGTCTTTTCTGCCATTTTTATGCCCTTTACTCCCTGCATCTCCACTACAATCACATCCAGCACACTCTCTGCACCAATCTCCAATATCCTCTACGCCAACCTTTCACGATCCAGACCCTAGCCACCAAACATTCATTGATCGCGTCCACATTAAATCCCACAATCACTTCAACCTCTACACTCTTTCGCTCGCAACAATAGGGCAATGCAATGATTATTTATTCTCGGGAAGAACCGGGAGCCTTGCCGATAGATCCACCCTGGGGAACGGGGtcactgggttagtatgtGTCAAAAGCCAATCATTTGGCCAATCACCTTCAAGACGATAGTTTCTTCTCAGTCGAAATACTCACCTGAACAGAGGGGAGTAGCTGTGGGCATAGTCCTTCTCCTCACGTTTGAGCTCGTGCATCTTGATGGTCAGCTCTCGCTGGTTGTTGAGAGCCTGCACaatcttggcctcctcatTGAGAATGTCCTCTCGGCTCTTGGGGTGGAAAAAGGTCTCGACCCAAGTGTGTCCGTTCTTTGCCTCGTACGACGAGTTGAACTGGTAGAAAGCGACCAGACCGAGAGAAACGCCGGCCCACTTGAGAACGTAGGGCTGGAAGAAGGGGACGGCGGGGGTCAGCTCGGGGCCGTGGCCGTGGGAGCCGAATCGAACGTTTCGAGCCTGTCGAAGAGTCTGAGTAGCTCGTACGGTGTGTCTGagcattgttgttgtgtgttgtgCTGACTGCTAATGCTGACCGCGATACTGGATTATGCTTACACACTCGGAAAACTGCAGCCAATCATTGGAGAGGTAATATAGAGTTGCAAGCCAGGTAAGTCATGTGACCCCATTTTTGACTGACCTTTAGCGCTCTTACGTGACAATTAAATTTCGGGAGAAGAATAGGGATAAATAATATCGTGTCAGGATATCTACTGCTTGTCTCAGATGACTCACAGCTCAAATCCAAGGAGTACAATCTCTCGGATCGAACTGATCTGTTTTTTTCGTAGTGACAATTTAGTCCAACCTTATTTCCCCTACAACCATCAAAAGACCTAACCCTGTGAATTTCACAACAGTAACACAGAACATACATACAAATGGATCGCGACTTGGTGTAGAATTACAACCTCCTCCGTAACATTAACATGcaatatatacattatATACTTAATCATTATAATTAGTCGCTGACATCTGAATCGGTACAATCGTCGTAGACAAAGCCCAAAGTAGAAGGACTCAGCGTAGCTGTGACATTGTACGCCATGTAATCCAGAAACTCGGGCTCCTCCGAGACGCTGAAATTTTCGATGTCAAAATCGTGCAATGCGGGAATGGGTTCGTAAATCCTGGCCTTGTCCAAAAGAGCAGCCGCGTCATCAGGAGGGAGCTGTAAGTACTCGTCCAACTCAAAGCCAGTGAGCTTGCGCCAAATGATTCGCAGGTACTTTTTCAGAGAACGAAGACCTCGCAGATAACCCTTATCAGGAGACTCGGGATGATGAGGCGGCACGTTGGTGTTGGGAGGCAGCTTGTCTTCACCTGTAATGCATTGGGCAAAGTCAATGATTCGCAGAGAAATGGTGGTGGGAGGAAGGCCGCCCTTGTTGGTTTCCTTCTTCTTATcacgctcctcctcctccttttctttGCCCTCGTAGATGACCAACAAACTGGACCCGTACAGCCGGTACCCATTGAGACTGGCAATGATCACCTGCAACTCGTTGAGTTGGCGAATCATAGCAGGAACGTGTCTCAACACACTTGCCTTGGTAAGACCATCGTACAGGAACCTTCCAAGACACGCTCGGAACTGAGGTCCAGCTCGAACAGCTCGACCGAAATACTTGTCCTGGTAAATGTACTCCTCAGACGGAATGTCCCAGACTTGCATACCACAGATTCGCACACCCAGGGCTCTGGAAGTGGTGTTGGCGCACTTGGTTCGCTGAGACTTCTGCTTTTTGGGAATTGCATCAACGCCATATTGTCGGGTGCCCATTTTGAGATCAAGCACACAAGGCTTGTTCATGCCATTGGTGAGGTCCTCAAGGAGGATAAACCGCTCGGTACGAGTGTAAATTCGTCCAGGAGAGGCGTGCACAATAACAGGAAGCGCTGAACGAGATACTGGTGCAGGCGAAAGATTAGTGGTGCTGTTAGGTGTGCTGAGTGCTGCCAGGGCAGGGTTGCTGAGTGACAGGGCAATTGTGTTGTTAGTACCATCAACTCCGTCGACGCCATCCATTTCGAACACGTCACCATCACTTCCTCGGTTattctccacctccacttcctcctcgaTAGAAACGACAGACTCAGCTCGAGAAGCCTTCACTCGAGGAGACGTGTCGAAGAACACCGACTTGGGATGCTGAGGCTTAATTAGGGGAGACCTCAGGCAGGCCGACGTGGACATACTGCTGGGCAGAGACGATGTGTGGCTGTTGTCAGAAGAGTTGTGCAGCTCTGCCAAAGATAGGTCGCTCATGCTATGGTGTGATGAAATGGGATGCTGCAACTTGGGTCGAAGTGTGTTGATGGCTGATGATGTGGAAAACCGATGTGTTCGCTGCGAGGTAGGGATACCCGTGATTCGGCTGGTGGAATGGGTACGGGGAGAATCGCGTCGAGGAGCAAATACCTCAGCGAGGACCAACTCCTGTAGCTTCTGGTTCACAGTTGTAGCTCCCCACGACACTGCCGGAGACTCGGGGGAATGCATGACTCTCATAACAGGTGACTTGTGGAGATTGCCcagagaagatggagaggtGGGGGTATCTAGACTCTTGGGTGAAgcatcctccttgggggcGCTGGTCGAGTacttcttgagcagagaTTCGGGGATGATGTGAATATTGTCGTCCAGCACGACTTCGGGCAAGCATGTCTGCAGCGATTTCAGGGAAGCAGAGCTCGTCTGACGATCCAGCTGAGGAGACTTCATGTTGGGCTGCGAAGTGTACGCTCGCAGCTGAGGAGTCTGGATGGGAGCTGCTGAGGTCAGCAACGGCGCAGCCGACCTTTTGCTTTTGTTCTCGTCGGTTCCCTCGCTATCTTCCAGGCCGCCAAGCATAGGTGACACTGCATTGATGTCATCCTCCACCTGGGCCGTGTGTCGTACGTTGAGCACACCAATGTACTTTGGCATAAatttgagcagctcaaagTGGCGCAGCTCAATGGCCTCATACCATATGTTTTCTCGGTTGACTAAAGCCTTACAAACAGCCTGCTTGGAAAATCGGAAGATGGCCGTATGGCCACCCACTTTGTGCTTGAACGGCGTAAGCTCCACTGCCAAGGGGAACTGAGAAGTGTCGGGATCGTTAGCATCGTCGACAGCCTCGTCAACCATGACATCTTCATGCAGGTGCAACTCCACCTGTGGTGCATCGTCCATGTCCAAAGTAAGGTCCAGATCAaccgtctcctcctcctccttggtctggCCATTGTTTGTCGCTTTGGTATCCCTCTCCTCGGGTGTCATGTCTGCTGTACTGGTAGTTTCTGGTGCTGAATCACGGACCTGGCTCTTGTTTCTTGTCTTGCTGACGCCACGGGTACTGCTGCGTGTCACTCCAACGTCC from Yarrowia lipolytica chromosome 1F, complete sequence carries:
- a CDS encoding uncharacterized protein (Compare to YALI0F13981g, similar to uniprot|P53389 Saccharomyces cerevisiae YNR055c HOL1 member of major facilitator superfamily multidrug-resistance protein subfamily 1); its protein translation is MSNYVRPIPGTAFLTTPSEVIPVPTPSTSPDDPLNWSKRRKLVSMMCMSLFTLSSGVCTASIYSILVPISLQTNVSLSTLNQGTGYMFLFLGLGCLFWQPIGQQYGKRLVYIVSLLLTVASQVWAAHAHNTSAHWIGSKIFQGFVQAPIESLCEVTISDVFFEHERGRWIGLYAFMLMFSNYIAPVIAGPIADGQGWQWVLYWGAVFCGVVSIILFFLCEETNWTRGADFKEEVVMTPFGGTGVAAGLAALEEEDKKSSAASNNSVANGSVISIHQKTYWQRLSLLDKPRPMMLWTMFVRPFKLVTYPAIVYSGFLYGTGLIFFNILNATASLIFSAEPYNFSATNVGLTYLSPAFVSGVLGWGAGHLSDFIKVWLARRNRGVSESEHRLWILLVYLILVPPSLMIWGFGASRGFNPGLLILAMGLIGGSGTVCATASVTYAIDSYRDIASDSMVTLIIIRNLVGFCVSYGITDWVTNEGLEKCFGEATGLCVACILPMFAVIWFGKKWRVKTKERYWQMVDESRRSGMAF
- a CDS encoding uncharacterized protein (Truncated form of YALI0F14003g, no similarity); protein product: MCQKPIIWPITFKTIVSSQSKYSPEQRGVAVGIVLLLTFELVHLDGQLSLVVESLHNLGLLIENVLSALGVEKGLDPSVSVLCLVRRVELVESDQTERNAGPLENVGLEEGDGGGQLGAVAVGAESNVSSLSKSLSSSYGVSEHCCCVLC
- a CDS encoding uncharacterized protein (Compare to YALI0F14025g, weakly similar to uniprot|Q12494 Saccharomyces cerevisiae YDR017c KCS1 potential transcription factor of the BZIP type) → MSHPPPSQKLPAGPASYLELDVGHTPIGGTETQSVPTQLRPVAISTTNASADPSSAATTSSGTTSTTNTSIPTHNDADDYTNTEDESGVSSASSSPPDISGSRKASRSLRLFKHEDSRERETKKSEQRTQSRPRDENEETRMADVRSRRASVVSDDKEEEISGATYFPHTPGQARLNTLAAEQAAAKARTRHYVVEPSMYHWSDQNVPLTALVERGESVSPQDEQSQPMDPNKIKGMAGEDVGVTRSSTRGVSKTRNKSQVRDSAPETTSTADMTPEERDTKATNNGQTKEEEETVDLDLTLDMDDAPQVELHLHEDVMVDEAVDDANDPDTSQFPLAVELTPFKHKVGGHTAIFRFSKQAVCKALVNRENIWYEAIELRHFELLKFMPKYIGVLNVRHTAQVEDDINAVSPMLGGLEDSEGTDENKSKRSAAPLLTSAAPIQTPQLRAYTSQPNMKSPQLDRQTSSASLKSLQTCLPEVVLDDNIHIIPESLLKKYSTSAPKEDASPKSLDTPTSPSSLGNLHKSPVMRVMHSPESPAVSWGATTVNQKLQELVLAEVFAPRRDSPRTHSTSRITGIPTSQRTHRFSTSSAINTLRPKLQHPISSHHSMSDLSLAELHNSSDNSHTSSLPSSMSTSACLRSPLIKPQHPKSVFFDTSPRVKASRAESVVSIEEEVEVENNRGSDGDVFEMDGVDGVDGTNNTIALSLSNPALAALSTPNSTTNLSPAPVSRSALPVIVHASPGRIYTRTERFILLEDLTNGMNKPCVLDLKMGTRQYGVDAIPKKQKSQRTKCANTTSRALGVRICGMQVWDIPSEEYIYQDKYFGRAVRAGPQFRACLGRFLYDGLTKASVLRHVPAMIRQLNELQVIIASLNGYRLYGSSLLVIYEGKEKEEEERDKKKETNKGGLPPTTISLRIIDFAQCITGEDKLPPNTNVPPHHPESPDKGYLRGLRSLKKYLRIIWRKLTGFELDEYLQLPPDDAAALLDKARIYEPIPALHDFDIENFSVSEEPEFLDYMAYNVTATLSPSTLGFVYDDCTDSDVSD